AAAGAACTCGCGAAACATCACTTCACTGTTTGCAACGGCGGCTACGGTGGAATTATGGAAGCATCTGCACAGGGCGCGAAAGCAGTTACGGGAAAAACTATCGGCGTTGTTATCAAATCTTTTTTCAGTAAACCGAATGTATATCTCGATGAAATCGTAGAAAAAAATTCTCTCATTGAACGAATGATGGAATTGATTGAACGCGGAGATGCGTATATCATTCTTCGCGGAGGAACGGGAACGCTGCTCGAGTTTGCCGCCGTGTGGGAACTTGCGCATAAACAAATAATGAAAGAGAAACCGATTGTATTACTCGGTGATTTTTGGAAACCGGTTGTTCAATTATTCGAGAATGAAAAATCATTTTTCAACGGAGGAACAATTACGCAATACGTTACCGAAGTTTCTTCAGTTGAAGCGTGCGTGAAATTATTGCAGGAAAAATTGTAAATCTTTTTTCAGAAATCAGTTTGCCGAGAAGAAGAAAAGTTTTAGTTTAAGAGCAAATTTTTTTTCAAATTAAGGACCCCAAAAAAATGCTTTCAAGAAATTTAAAAGCAGAGCAACTGCTATTTTCTTTTTTCATAATGTCATTCTTTTTTTTCAACACAAATTATGCGCGGCAAAACGGAATCACCGGAAGAACGAAAAAATTCAACGCCGGCTGCAACGATTGCCACGGAGCAAACGCAACCACTTCGGTAACGGTTATGATTATGGGACCCGATACAATCGAAGTGAATCAAACGGCAAATTATTCCGTGATGATAATGGGAGGACCCGCAATAAAAGGCGGAACAAACATTGCTGTTTCGAACGGAACGCTGACGGGAATTTCCGCATCATTGAAAAAAGTAAGCGATGAATTAACGCACGTTTCGCCAACATCGTTTTCGGGAGGAATGTTGGAGTTTCAGTTTACGTATAAAGCAACAACAACGGGAACGCAAACGGTGTTTGCAACGGGAAACAGCGTGAACGGAAACGGTCAATCAAGCGGCGACCAGTGGAATTGGGCGCCGAACAAAACAATAACAGTAATTCCGCTTGCATTTTCCGAAGATAATATTTCATCAGCGAAAACATTTTTTCTTTCGCAAAATTATCCGAATCCGTTTAATCCTGTAACAACAATTCGATACACGATTCACGAGCCACAATTTACAACGATTAGAGTTTTGGATATTCTGGGAACAGAAGTTGCAACACTTGTAAAAGAAAACAATGATATCGGCACACACACAGTACGTTTCGATGGAAATTCGTTAAGCAATGGAACGTATGTTTACGAACTCACAACAAAAGATTTTTCAGAAAGAAAGAAAATGATTTTGCTGAAATAATCAGCATATAGTATGTACGAAAACATAAGGAGAAAAATTTATGCATCGAGAAATTATTAAATGGTACAGTACCCAACTGGAAAAAGAAATGGAAGTCGTCAAATA
This genomic interval from Ignavibacteria bacterium contains the following:
- a CDS encoding LOG family protein produces the protein MIITIFGNARCVPASEEYETAYELGKELAKHHFTVCNGGYGGIMEASAQGAKAVTGKTIGVVIKSFFSKPNVYLDEIVEKNSLIERMMELIERGDAYIILRGGTGTLLEFAAVWELAHKQIMKEKPIVLLGDFWKPVVQLFENEKSFFNGGTITQYVTEVSSVEACVKLLQEKL
- a CDS encoding T9SS type A sorting domain-containing protein, which produces MLSRNLKAEQLLFSFFIMSFFFFNTNYARQNGITGRTKKFNAGCNDCHGANATTSVTVMIMGPDTIEVNQTANYSVMIMGGPAIKGGTNIAVSNGTLTGISASLKKVSDELTHVSPTSFSGGMLEFQFTYKATTTGTQTVFATGNSVNGNGQSSGDQWNWAPNKTITVIPLAFSEDNISSAKTFFLSQNYPNPFNPVTTIRYTIHEPQFTTIRVLDILGTEVATLVKENNDIGTHTVRFDGNSLSNGTYVYELTTKDFSERKKMILLK